In one Dreissena polymorpha isolate Duluth1 chromosome 7, UMN_Dpol_1.0, whole genome shotgun sequence genomic region, the following are encoded:
- the LOC127838409 gene encoding uncharacterized protein LOC127838409 isoform X1: MPGNTDLADHLYRQAMESSELCDVSITFGDHRMGAHWGVLIQCPFFRTMFNSGMKEKQEGQIHFKDDFDGGCEVLLRSLYTRTLTLNLSNVYDVLRAADYFQMDSLFAVCEKYLSEIPWNPENCIDIYYLAKRFRLKFYKCLVEYVTKDFLKIIEYEDNSEYVTTDMMLEIADSVGKTTPEDKEMLFMTRTEGSSNGISQEMRFRYFRQWLNFDVCGRKETFTSLFLTLTLEDTSHAFFESLASDYIQNFSECREHYYQTKRISMKSLVIHSNKIVRAVLVVAEITSEESWFGKRNYGIFGYDTHVNKWTYVCRLPNTAELWFIGKKLITVNEWDNCLYVYSDQRPDSYTDDEIIVKVQKYNLGTKSWSICEYKIPHKKGVYMKIKKFACVDKYVCFIAKSEDRFGEYTNVNLYLLGEHESCDKTNVCRSESESDLNIKMCVTNNRYIVIMCTVISFSGYGVVKTTRFLIKDVITKKTRRRRTVPQTADYMIGPLQSEECMFASNKGVVISKIDSPFYKILNAVNGHCSSVNHRILPRKLNVVDTDEEEEEDDDEFVGFEIANGFNVVSVLNRFKQLLRVFDFETREVTQLPKLSYRIVPRSISHARVPSYALKCVIDCPHCLCEMRCNI, from the exons ATGCCAGGAAACACAGACTTAGCAGACCACTTGTACAGACAAGCTATGGAAAGTTCCGAACTGTGTGATGTGAGTATAACTTTCGGTGACCACAGGATGGGAGCACATTGGGGTGTACTGATTCAGTGTCCATTCTTCCGGACGATGTTTAACAGTGGAATGAAAGAGAAACAAGAAG GCCAAATTCATTTCAAAGATGATTTTGACGGAGGATGTGAAGTTCTCCTACGGTCGCTATATACAAGAACATTAACACTTAACCTGTCTAATGTTTATGATGTCCTGAGAGCTGCCGACTATTTCCAGATGGACTCTTTATTTGCAGTATGTGAAAAATACCTTTCTGAAATACCATGGAATCCTGAAAATTGCATTGATATATATTATCTAGCCAAAAGGTTCCGTTTAAAATTTTACAAGTGCCTGGTGGAATATGTGACAAAAgactttttaaaaattattgaatatgaagaCAATAGCGAGTATGTGACAACTGACATGATGTTAGAAATCGCGGATAGCGTTGGTAAGACAACGCCTGAAGACAAAGAAATGCTGTTCATGACAAGGACGGAAGGTAGCAGCAACGGAATAAGTCAAGAAATGCGGTTTAGGTACTTTCGTCAATGGTTAAATTTTGACGTGTGTGGTCGAAAAGAAACTTTCACATCATTATTCCTGACACTTACTCTGGAAGACACTTCGCATGCCTTCTTTGAATCCTTAGCCAGTGACTACATTCAAAATTTTAGCGAATGCCGCGAACACTACTATCAGACTAAACGGATATCCATGAAAAGTCTGGTGATACATTCTAACAAAATAGTAAGGGCGGTGCTGGTTGTTGCTGAAATTACTAGCGAAGAAAGCTGGTTTGGAAAACGGAATTATGGTATTTTCGGATATGACACTCATGTTAATAAATGGACATATGTTTGTAGACTTCCAAACACTGCAGAACTTTGGTTTATTGGCAAGAAACTAATAACGGTCAACGAATGGGATAactgtttatatgtttatagtgaccAACGTCCAGACAGTTATACTGATGATGAAATTATCGTGAAAGTTCAGAAATACAATTTAGGCACAAAATCTTGGTCAATATGCGAGTACAAAATTCCACATAAAAAAGGAGTTTATATGAAGATAAAAAAGTTTGCTTGTGTggataaatatgtttgtttcataGCTAAATCAGAAGACCGATTTGGCGAATATACGAACGTTAACTTGTATTTGCTTGGAGAACATGAGTCCTGCGATAAAACAAACGTGTGCCGATCGGAGTCTGAATCGGACCTAAACATAAAAATGTGTGTTACTAACAATCGTTACATTGTGATCATGTGCACTGTAATCTCATTTTCAGGCTATGGTGTTGTGAAGACTACAAGATTTTTAATTAAAGATGTGATTACTAAGAAAACAAGACGCCGTCGAACGGTTCCTCAAACCGCAGACTACATGATTGGCCCGCTACAATCAGAAGAATGCATGTTCGCATCTAATAAAGGTGTTGTTATTTCAAAAATCGACAGTCCTTTTTACAAAATCCTTAACGCAGTAAATGGTCATTGTTCAAGTGTCAATCACAGAATACTTCCACGAAAGCTAAACGTAGTTGATacagacgaagaagaagaagaagatgatgatgagttTGTTGGTTTCGAAATTGCAAATGGGTTTAATGTTGTGTCAGTGTTGAACAGATTTAAGCAACTTTTACGTGTATTCGACTTTGAAACACGAGAGGTCACACAGTTGCCAAAACTCTCGTACCGGATAGTTCCTAGATCTATTTCCCACGCACGAGTACCGTCATATGCGCTGAAATGTGTAATAGATTGTCCACATTGTTTATGTGAAATGCGTTGCAATATCTAG
- the LOC127838409 gene encoding uncharacterized protein LOC127838409 isoform X2 — protein sequence MDSLFAVCEKYLSEIPWNPENCIDIYYLAKRFRLKFYKCLVEYVTKDFLKIIEYEDNSEYVTTDMMLEIADSVGKTTPEDKEMLFMTRTEGSSNGISQEMRFRYFRQWLNFDVCGRKETFTSLFLTLTLEDTSHAFFESLASDYIQNFSECREHYYQTKRISMKSLVIHSNKIVRAVLVVAEITSEESWFGKRNYGIFGYDTHVNKWTYVCRLPNTAELWFIGKKLITVNEWDNCLYVYSDQRPDSYTDDEIIVKVQKYNLGTKSWSICEYKIPHKKGVYMKIKKFACVDKYVCFIAKSEDRFGEYTNVNLYLLGEHESCDKTNVCRSESESDLNIKMCVTNNRYIVIMCTVISFSGYGVVKTTRFLIKDVITKKTRRRRTVPQTADYMIGPLQSEECMFASNKGVVISKIDSPFYKILNAVNGHCSSVNHRILPRKLNVVDTDEEEEEDDDEFVGFEIANGFNVVSVLNRFKQLLRVFDFETREVTQLPKLSYRIVPRSISHARVPSYALKCVIDCPHCLCEMRCNI from the coding sequence ATGGACTCTTTATTTGCAGTATGTGAAAAATACCTTTCTGAAATACCATGGAATCCTGAAAATTGCATTGATATATATTATCTAGCCAAAAGGTTCCGTTTAAAATTTTACAAGTGCCTGGTGGAATATGTGACAAAAgactttttaaaaattattgaatatgaagaCAATAGCGAGTATGTGACAACTGACATGATGTTAGAAATCGCGGATAGCGTTGGTAAGACAACGCCTGAAGACAAAGAAATGCTGTTCATGACAAGGACGGAAGGTAGCAGCAACGGAATAAGTCAAGAAATGCGGTTTAGGTACTTTCGTCAATGGTTAAATTTTGACGTGTGTGGTCGAAAAGAAACTTTCACATCATTATTCCTGACACTTACTCTGGAAGACACTTCGCATGCCTTCTTTGAATCCTTAGCCAGTGACTACATTCAAAATTTTAGCGAATGCCGCGAACACTACTATCAGACTAAACGGATATCCATGAAAAGTCTGGTGATACATTCTAACAAAATAGTAAGGGCGGTGCTGGTTGTTGCTGAAATTACTAGCGAAGAAAGCTGGTTTGGAAAACGGAATTATGGTATTTTCGGATATGACACTCATGTTAATAAATGGACATATGTTTGTAGACTTCCAAACACTGCAGAACTTTGGTTTATTGGCAAGAAACTAATAACGGTCAACGAATGGGATAactgtttatatgtttatagtgaccAACGTCCAGACAGTTATACTGATGATGAAATTATCGTGAAAGTTCAGAAATACAATTTAGGCACAAAATCTTGGTCAATATGCGAGTACAAAATTCCACATAAAAAAGGAGTTTATATGAAGATAAAAAAGTTTGCTTGTGTggataaatatgtttgtttcataGCTAAATCAGAAGACCGATTTGGCGAATATACGAACGTTAACTTGTATTTGCTTGGAGAACATGAGTCCTGCGATAAAACAAACGTGTGCCGATCGGAGTCTGAATCGGACCTAAACATAAAAATGTGTGTTACTAACAATCGTTACATTGTGATCATGTGCACTGTAATCTCATTTTCAGGCTATGGTGTTGTGAAGACTACAAGATTTTTAATTAAAGATGTGATTACTAAGAAAACAAGACGCCGTCGAACGGTTCCTCAAACCGCAGACTACATGATTGGCCCGCTACAATCAGAAGAATGCATGTTCGCATCTAATAAAGGTGTTGTTATTTCAAAAATCGACAGTCCTTTTTACAAAATCCTTAACGCAGTAAATGGTCATTGTTCAAGTGTCAATCACAGAATACTTCCACGAAAGCTAAACGTAGTTGATacagacgaagaagaagaagaagatgatgatgagttTGTTGGTTTCGAAATTGCAAATGGGTTTAATGTTGTGTCAGTGTTGAACAGATTTAAGCAACTTTTACGTGTATTCGACTTTGAAACACGAGAGGTCACACAGTTGCCAAAACTCTCGTACCGGATAGTTCCTAGATCTATTTCCCACGCACGAGTACCGTCATATGCGCTGAAATGTGTAATAGATTGTCCACATTGTTTATGTGAAATGCGTTGCAATATCTAG